AGGGCGCGCGGACGCGGGTCCCCTTCCGCGCCGAACAGCAGGCGGCCCACCTGGTAGCCCGCGCGCACCCGGCCGTGCTTCACCACCAGCACCTCCGGCGCCACCCTCCAGCCCGTCGCGTCCAGCTCCGCGCGCAGCCGCGCCAGGAACGGCGCCAGGTGACCCTCGTCCATCAGCGAGCGCGGATCCAGACCATCCGAGATGACGAGCTGCGCGTCCCACCGTCCGCCGTGCCGGTCGCGCAGCGCGCGCACCGTGGCTTCCGATGCCGTGTCCAGCGACTCGCCGGACGGCGGATGCAGGATGTAGTCGCGCCGGTCCTCGGAGCACGTCCGCAGGCGCACCGCGCCCGGCAGGGCCTCCACCGCCGCGTCGGACAGCTCCGACCACAGCCCCACCTTGGCGTCCTCGTACAACTGCCGCAGGTCCTTCTCCAGCGACGGCTCCAGCGTCCAGGTCTCCTTGCCGTGCCCCACCGCCAGCGGCACGCTCCGGGCGCGCACCTGGGCCATCTGCGCCTCCGCCTCCACGCGCAGCTCCGCCTCCGTCCGCGTGTCGCCCTTGGCCCGGCGATAGTGCACGTAGACGTGCGCGGGGTCTCCGAAGTGCTTCGTGGGCCGCCCGTCGGCGTCGATGACGCCCAGGCGCTGGAAGAACGCCCACATCCGGTCATCCACCTTCAGGCCGTACCGCTCGCGCAGCCGCACGTGGTCCTGGAAGGACGTCGTGAGGTAGCTGAGCATCGGATCATTCCGCGTGGGCAGCGCCATCAGGTACGCGGGCCCGGCCTCCGCGAGCTGCTCCTGGCACCAGCCCAGGTCATCCAGCGTCACGTCCATGTGCAGCGTGGAGCAGACGTCCAGGCCCAGCGTGAGCCCGTGCAACTTGCCCATCACGATGTCTTCCAGGCAGCAGCGCACCAGCTGTTCGCGCGTGCGGAACACCTCCGGCCCGATGAAGCCCGCCACGTCGTTGACGTGCACCCACGGCGCCGCCTCGCGCCCCGAGCCCGCCTGCGCGATGGCCACCCGGCGCTTCAGGGCCCGCGCGAAGCCGTACTTGCGCGACTCATGGATGAGCATGTCCGTGCCGTGGTGATGCCCGTTCGTCGCGTCCGCGCCCTGCCCCGTCTCGAAGTACAGACCCCACGGCCCGGTGCGCGCCGCCGCGTGCGCCACCATCTTCTCCAGCGTCACGTCGAAGGTGCGGTTGGCCGCCTCGTTCCCACCCAGGCTCTGGAACCAGATGCCCGTGGTGCCCGGACGCAGCGCCTCCACCTGCGCCTGCACGTCGATGTGCGCGAGCACGCAGTGGGGCATCACCTCCTCCAGCCCGAACGTCGTCAGCACGTCGTGCAGCGCGGACTCCACCGCGGCCACCGACGCCACGTCCGACGACACCGGGTTGGTGCCCAGCACCACGTCGCCCACCGCGAAGGACCACCCGTTGAAGACCTGCCAGCGGATGTCGTCCGGATGATCCGTGGGCGAGTTGGGCTGCAACCGCGCGCCCAGGTAGCCCTTCGCGCCCACGCGGCTGCCCGGCAGCGGATGGAAGATGCGCCCACCCACCGCCTTCAGCTCCGCGTCGGTCATCAGCTTCACGACGCACGCGATGACGTCGCTGGGGAGCCCGTCGATGACGGCGTGCACCTGTGACTCGGGCGCGGTGAGCAGGAAGTCCTTGAGCCGGCCCAGCGTCCAGTCCGCCACCCGCTTCCAGCGCGCGGAGTCCCACGCCTCCAGGTTGAAGATGTGCAGCCGGTCCTCGAACGGAGGATGCGCGTGCACGTCGTCCA
This genomic stretch from Corallococcus caeni harbors:
- the eutB gene encoding ethanolamine ammonia-lyase subunit EutB; protein product: MSVCLADVLPHEDVFDYVQRLSGGFDARLYQQVLGAANAFKEGDAAIGVAAADEASREKARTLLSRTQLDDVHAHPPFEDRLHIFNLEAWDSARWKRVADWTLGRLKDFLLTAPESQVHAVIDGLPSDVIACVVKLMTDAELKAVGGRIFHPLPGSRVGAKGYLGARLQPNSPTDHPDDIRWQVFNGWSFAVGDVVLGTNPVSSDVASVAAVESALHDVLTTFGLEEVMPHCVLAHIDVQAQVEALRPGTTGIWFQSLGGNEAANRTFDVTLEKMVAHAAARTGPWGLYFETGQGADATNGHHHGTDMLIHESRKYGFARALKRRVAIAQAGSGREAAPWVHVNDVAGFIGPEVFRTREQLVRCCLEDIVMGKLHGLTLGLDVCSTLHMDVTLDDLGWCQEQLAEAGPAYLMALPTRNDPMLSYLTTSFQDHVRLRERYGLKVDDRMWAFFQRLGVIDADGRPTKHFGDPAHVYVHYRRAKGDTRTEAELRVEAEAQMAQVRARSVPLAVGHGKETWTLEPSLEKDLRQLYEDAKVGLWSELSDAAVEALPGAVRLRTCSEDRRDYILHPPSGESLDTASEATVRALRDRHGGRWDAQLVISDGLDPRSLMDEGHLAPFLARLRAELDATGWRVAPEVLVVKHGRVRAGYQVGRLLFGAEGDPRPRALVHVIGERPGSGHHAFSAYLTAPDADTWAKPGAVDHDRTRLIAGISDTSVRPEDAAVEAARILGETRTSITPLVSGVA